From Moraxella sp. K1664, one genomic window encodes:
- a CDS encoding IS110 family transposase, whose product MRLLKQTLHKQGKRQMIHYIGIDISKAKFDVAFINPSTNKVKTKVFNNNKAGFDLLLAWLKTNVSNHLDELHIILEATGVYHEHLSEFLDDNNIKQSIVNPNYVRKFADSLGVIHKTDKKDSIILSRYGYSHKPEVWVAPSIEAKQLKALLARLEALKEDLQREQNRQELLLSPNLPDLVKASMQTVINVLQEEIAKLTKDIDDFVDKQPSLKQDKTLLETIDGIGSVIAKEVVCLIHTKQFKKASQMASFLGLIPKQRQSGVFKGATKLSKQGQVSLRAKLYMSAMSAIRYNSTIKAFYERLQQNGKTKMQALCACMRKLVHICFGVIKTQTSFEQQVSLS is encoded by the coding sequence GTGCGTTTATTAAAACAGACACTGCATAAACAAGGCAAGAGACAGATGATACACTATATTGGCATAGACATCAGCAAAGCAAAGTTTGATGTTGCATTTATAAACCCAAGCACAAATAAAGTAAAAACCAAGGTTTTTAACAACAACAAAGCAGGCTTTGATTTACTGCTTGCTTGGTTAAAAACCAATGTCAGCAATCATCTTGATGAGCTACACATCATCCTAGAAGCAACAGGGGTTTATCATGAACACCTAAGTGAGTTTCTTGATGATAATAATATCAAGCAAAGCATTGTCAATCCTAACTATGTCCGCAAATTTGCAGACAGTTTGGGGGTAATCCATAAAACTGATAAAAAAGACAGCATTATTTTATCAAGGTATGGTTATAGCCACAAGCCTGAGGTTTGGGTAGCACCTAGCATTGAAGCCAAACAGCTAAAAGCTCTATTGGCTCGCTTAGAAGCACTCAAAGAAGATTTGCAACGAGAGCAAAACCGACAAGAGTTGCTCTTATCACCCAATCTGCCCGATTTGGTTAAAGCATCCATGCAAACAGTCATCAATGTCCTTCAAGAGGAAATTGCCAAACTCACCAAAGACATTGATGACTTTGTTGACAAACAACCAAGTTTAAAGCAAGACAAAACCTTACTTGAAACCATTGACGGCATTGGTTCTGTTATTGCCAAAGAAGTGGTATGCTTAATACATACCAAACAATTTAAAAAAGCCTCACAGATGGCTTCGTTTTTAGGCTTAATACCCAAACAAAGACAGTCAGGTGTCTTTAAGGGAGCAACCAAACTGTCCAAACAAGGGCAAGTCTCTTTGCGTGCTAAGCTGTATATGTCTGCAATGAGTGCCATTCGTTATAATAGCACCATTAAGGCATTTTATGAACGATTACAACAAAACGGTAAAACCAAAATGCAAGCCTTATGTGCTTGTATGCGTAAATTGGTACATATCTGTTTTGGTGTTATCAAAACCCAAACATCCTTTGAGCAACAAGTATCTTTAAGTTAG
- a CDS encoding YchJ family protein, whose translation MDCYCGSGNPYALCCQPYHDGTPAPTAEHLMRSRFGSFYLKNVDYIIATTVPSQQDRLDKSALQAWADGMNWTRLDVISHNKVGKRHAQVHFKAYFDNGDGEQVHDELSAFVKIDERWYFLDPTVPVMLTNKQPCLCGSGEKFKACCGKFL comes from the coding sequence ATGGATTGTTATTGTGGCTCGGGCAACCCTTATGCGTTGTGCTGCCAGCCTTATCATGACGGCACACCTGCCCCCACCGCCGAGCATCTTATGCGGTCAAGGTTTGGCTCTTTTTATCTAAAAAATGTGGACTATATCATCGCCACCACCGTGCCAAGCCAGCAAGATAGGCTTGACAAATCCGCCTTGCAAGCATGGGCGGACGGCATGAACTGGACACGCCTTGACGTGATAAGCCATAACAAAGTCGGCAAACGCCACGCCCAAGTGCATTTTAAAGCCTATTTTGACAATGGGGACGGCGAACAGGTACATGATGAATTATCCGCTTTTGTCAAGATAGATGAGCGGTGGTATTTTCTTGACCCAACCGTGCCTGTTATGCTCACCAACAAACAGCCGTGCCTGTGTGGCAGTGGCGAGAAATTTAAGGCGTGTTGTGGGAAGTTTTTATAA